In a genomic window of Arvicanthis niloticus isolate mArvNil1 chromosome 8, mArvNil1.pat.X, whole genome shotgun sequence:
- the Tmem14c gene encoding transmembrane protein 14C, with amino-acid sequence MQKDSGPLVPLHYFGFGYAALVATGGIIGYAKAGSVPSLAAGLFFGGLAGLGAYQLSQDPRNVWVFLATSGTLAGIMGMRFYNSGKFMPAGLIAGASLLMVAKLGISMLSSPHP; translated from the exons ATGCAGAAGGACAGTGGCCCACT AGTGCCTTTACATTATTTTGGTTTCGGCTATGCAGCCCTGGTTGCTACCGGTGGGATTATTGGCTATGCCAAAGCAG GTAGTGTGCCATCCCTGGCTGCTGGACTCTTCTTCGGGGGCTTAGCAGGCCTGGGTGCCTACCAGCTGTCTCAGGATCCCAGAAACGTGTGGGTTTTCCTAG ctACATCTGGGACCTTGGCTGGCATTATGGGGATGAGATTCTACAACTCTGGGAAATTTATGCCGGCAGGGTTAATCGCAGGAGCCAG TTTGCTGATGGTTGCCAAACTTGGAATTAGTATGTTGAGTTCACCACATCCGTAG